GTCGAAGGAGCATCTTTGGAAGAGTGTGCCGCTATGGGCAACCGGACCGCGGCTCTTTCGACGCTACGGCCCGGCGGGACTGAATCATTCCGTGATACTGAGCTTTTGCGGCGTCTGCAATCTGACCGCTAGCTCACTTCGAACCGGTCACCACGCGCCGGACAAATCACCTCGAGCTTGTAGCGTCGTTCAATTTCCTCTTTCAGAGCTTGTTGCGCCAAAGGCTCGCCGTGCACCAGGAAGACCTTCTTCACGGTCTTCACCGTCGGCTCCATCCAGGCGAGCAGTTCATTTTGATCAGCATGTCCACTTAGTTCACCGATCGAGTCAACCTCTGCGCGCAGCCGCATCGGTTCGCCAAAGATGTTGACCTCGGGAAGCCGTTCTACAATCTTCCGGCCCAGAGTATTGGCCGCCTGGTATCCCGTGATCAAGACCAGATTGCGTGGATCCTCAATTCCATTCTTCAGATGATGAAGGATTCTACCTGCTTCGCACATACCCGAAGCCGCCATTACGATAAACGGAACGCGCAAGTCATTGAGCGCCTTGCTCTCCTGTACAGTCTGCGTATATTTCAGCCTCTCCCAATCGAAGGGATCGTGCCCCTGATGATAAAAATCGCAGATCTCCTGATCCCAATCCTCGGTATGTTTCCGGAAGACATCGGTCACCTTGGTGGCCAGAGGGCTATCGACAAAGATCGGCATATCGGGAATTTGCTTCTCATTGGTCAGCTCATGCAGAAGCATCACCAGCTGCTGTGTCCGTTCCACGGCAAATGCCGGAACGATGATTCTTCCGCCGCGGGCAGCTACGCGCTTCACCAGTGCTGCCAGCTTCTGCTTCACCGGGCCGGGCGGCTGATGCAAGCGATTCCCATAGGTACTCTCCATAATCAGGTAATCCGCTGCGGGGGCTTCATCCGGGTCCTGAATAATCGGAAGGTTCTTTCGTCCTACATCTCCTGAAAACAACAGACGGGTCTTCTGCCCGCGCTCATTCGCTTCCACCAGGACACAGGCCGATCCCAGCATGTGCCCTGCGTTCGTCAGCGAGATGCTAAACCCTTCGTCCTTCGTCGAGCCATTCAGGATGGACGACTCATGCAACTTGACGGGACGCATCTGCCGCAACACCTGTTCGGCATCGTCCTGCGTGTAGAGCGGCTCGAACGGCTCCGCGCCAGGCGCCACCCCCACCATCTTCCGGCGACTTCTCCGCCGGTTCATGAACTCCGCATCGCCTTCCTGAATATGCGCGCTGTCCTTCAACATTGGGTCACACAGATCGATGGTTGTAGGAGTGGTATAGATCGGTCCGCGGTATCCTTGCTTGATCAGGCCTGGCAGGTTTCCGCTATGGTCAATGTGCGCGTGGGAGAGTACAACGGCACTCAGTGCGCTATTCGCAGCTGCAAGCTCCTCCGGCTTCAGCGCCAGATGCTTGTTGATCTCCTGGGCTTCCTGCCGTTTGCCCTGAAAGAGCCCACAGTCCAGAAGGATCTGTCGTCCAGCGCACTCTAAATGATGTGAAGATCCGGTAACTGTTCGGGCTGCACCCCAGAAATGCAAACGAATTCCCATGCCTTAATCTCTCCTGTTCTGCAACAACCACACACAATCCATGAAGATATCCTGCGCAGGACTTCGTG
This portion of the Edaphobacter sp. 4G125 genome encodes:
- a CDS encoding MBL fold metallo-hydrolase RNA specificity domain-containing protein, with translation MGIRLHFWGAARTVTGSSHHLECAGRQILLDCGLFQGKRQEAQEINKHLALKPEELAAANSALSAVVLSHAHIDHSGNLPGLIKQGYRGPIYTTPTTIDLCDPMLKDSAHIQEGDAEFMNRRRSRRKMVGVAPGAEPFEPLYTQDDAEQVLRQMRPVKLHESSILNGSTKDEGFSISLTNAGHMLGSACVLVEANERGQKTRLLFSGDVGRKNLPIIQDPDEAPAADYLIMESTYGNRLHQPPGPVKQKLAALVKRVAARGGRIIVPAFAVERTQQLVMLLHELTNEKQIPDMPIFVDSPLATKVTDVFRKHTEDWDQEICDFYHQGHDPFDWERLKYTQTVQESKALNDLRVPFIVMAASGMCEAGRILHHLKNGIEDPRNLVLITGYQAANTLGRKIVERLPEVNIFGEPMRLRAEVDSIGELSGHADQNELLAWMEPTVKTVKKVFLVHGEPLAQQALKEEIERRYKLEVICPARGDRFEVS